The Candidatus Mycolicibacterium alkanivorans genome contains a region encoding:
- a CDS encoding CPBP family glutamic-type intramembrane protease, with product MVLLLLTLTAFGNGLFEELLWRGVYLRFFVDLPCYRVVWPSLWFGLWHVAPVMSRHGPVLAYVLGAMFLGLYLAFIARRTGGVFWPIVAHTCGALVAIA from the coding sequence GTGGTGCTGCTGCTGTTGACCCTGACGGCGTTCGGCAACGGGTTGTTCGAGGAGCTGCTGTGGCGCGGCGTGTACCTGCGGTTCTTCGTTGACCTCCCGTGCTATCGGGTGGTGTGGCCCAGCCTCTGGTTCGGCCTGTGGCACGTCGCGCCGGTGATGTCGCGGCACGGCCCGGTCCTGGCCTACGTCCTCGGCGCCATGTTTCTCGGCCTCTACCTGGCGTTCATCGCCAGGCGGACCGGCGGCGTGTTCTGGCCGATCGTGGCACACACCTGCGGCGCGTTGGTGGCGATCGCATGA
- a CDS encoding class I SAM-dependent methyltransferase, with protein MPSESGAASDPGAPAEHAARNRAMWDDYSDEYQARHGEDLAESGGLAWGTARIPESELRVLGDFIGRDILEFGCGAAQWSIALARLGAHPVGLDLSRRQLEHARRLMAEAGVDFPLVHASAEAVPLPAASFDVVFCDHGAMSFADPYRTVPEVARLLRPGGLFAFNHHSPIETICWPLDAEEVGERLALDYFGMHVIDDGEEVSFQLPFGEWIRLFRANEFVIEDLIEPRPAPNAISSYRSAAALAWARRWPAETIWRLRRA; from the coding sequence ATGCCGAGCGAATCCGGCGCCGCGAGCGACCCCGGCGCCCCGGCCGAGCACGCCGCCCGCAACCGGGCGATGTGGGATGACTACAGCGATGAATACCAGGCCCGCCACGGTGAGGACCTGGCCGAAAGCGGCGGGCTCGCCTGGGGGACGGCCCGGATCCCTGAATCCGAGTTGCGCGTCCTCGGCGACTTTATTGGTCGCGACATCCTGGAGTTCGGTTGCGGCGCCGCTCAATGGTCGATCGCGCTGGCCAGGTTGGGCGCCCACCCGGTTGGGCTGGACCTGTCGCGACGTCAGCTCGAGCACGCCCGCCGGCTGATGGCCGAGGCAGGCGTCGACTTCCCGCTCGTCCATGCCAGCGCCGAGGCGGTGCCGCTCCCGGCCGCCAGCTTCGACGTGGTGTTCTGCGACCACGGGGCGATGAGCTTCGCCGACCCGTACCGGACGGTGCCGGAGGTGGCGCGCCTTCTCCGGCCGGGCGGGCTGTTCGCGTTCAATCACCACTCACCGATCGAAACGATCTGCTGGCCGCTTGATGCCGAGGAGGTCGGCGAGCGGCTGGCGCTCGACTACTTCGGCATGCATGTCATCGATGATGGGGAGGAAGTATCGTTCCAGCTGCCGTTCGGAGAATGGATCCGGTTGTTCCGCGCCAACGAATTCGTGATCGAAGACCTGATCGAGCCGCGGCCCGCGCCGAACGCGATCAGCTCCTACCGGTCGGCCGCGGCTTTGGCCTGGGCTCGACGCTGGCCGGCCGAGACGATCTGGCGGCTACGCCGGGCGTGA
- a CDS encoding IS1380 family transposase has protein sequence MKSSAAVSRVKVSADGHGVVSHAGVGMLRELADLSGLSAGVTAALADTYRGPWIYPPGAVFADLAAAVADGATCIDGVGQLCGDREHVFGPAASTTTMWRLVDERIDAAHLPAIRAARCDARAAAWAAGAAPAAGRWLHIDLDATITIDHSDNKENAAATWKKTYGHHPLLAFLDRPEVAGGEALAGLLRAGNAGSNTAADHITVLGWALESLPAAYRPDPHDPTAHKILVRSDSAGATHKFAAECRRQGVGFSFGFAVDARVRDAVDTLNLAEAWYPAIDSSGAIRDGAWVAEATGLVEMSSWPEGTRLILRRERPHPGAQLRFTDADGMRVTAFITDTPNGVVDGQLAGLELRHRQHARVEDRIREAKTTGLRNLPCHGFDANAAWLEIILTATDLVAWTKLIGFADQPDIAGCEIDTFRYRVLHVAARITRAARRTHLRIDATWRWAHAIATAWQRLRTAFG, from the coding sequence GTGAAGAGTAGCGCAGCGGTTTCCCGAGTGAAAGTGTCCGCGGATGGTCATGGCGTCGTGTCTCACGCCGGGGTGGGGATGCTGCGGGAACTGGCGGATCTGTCCGGGCTGTCGGCGGGGGTCACCGCGGCGTTGGCCGACACCTATCGGGGCCCGTGGATCTACCCGCCGGGGGCGGTGTTCGCCGATCTCGCCGCGGCGGTCGCTGACGGCGCGACCTGCATCGACGGGGTCGGGCAGTTGTGCGGGGACCGTGAGCACGTGTTCGGTCCGGCCGCCTCGACGACCACGATGTGGCGGCTGGTCGACGAGCGGATCGACGCCGCGCACCTGCCGGCGATCCGGGCGGCGCGCTGCGATGCGCGGGCGGCGGCGTGGGCTGCCGGGGCTGCGCCGGCCGCTGGCAGGTGGCTGCACATCGACCTCGACGCCACCATCACCATCGACCATTCCGACAACAAGGAGAACGCGGCCGCGACCTGGAAGAAGACCTACGGTCACCACCCGCTGCTGGCGTTCCTGGACCGCCCCGAGGTCGCCGGCGGCGAAGCGCTGGCCGGGCTGCTGCGAGCGGGCAACGCCGGCAGCAACACCGCCGCCGATCACATCACCGTGTTGGGCTGGGCGCTGGAATCGCTGCCGGCCGCCTACCGACCCGACCCGCACGATCCCACCGCCCACAAGATCCTGGTGCGGTCGGATTCCGCCGGTGCCACGCACAAGTTCGCCGCCGAATGCCGCAGGCAAGGGGTGGGGTTCTCGTTCGGGTTCGCCGTCGACGCCCGCGTGCGCGACGCGGTCGACACCCTCAACCTCGCCGAGGCCTGGTATCCGGCGATCGACTCCAGCGGCGCGATCCGCGACGGCGCCTGGGTCGCCGAGGCCACCGGCCTGGTCGAGATGAGCAGCTGGCCCGAGGGCACCCGGCTGATCCTGCGCAGGGAACGCCCCCACCCCGGCGCGCAGCTGCGGTTCACCGACGCCGACGGGATGCGGGTCACCGCCTTCATCACCGACACACCCAACGGCGTCGTCGACGGGCAACTCGCCGGCCTGGAGCTGCGGCATCGCCAACACGCCCGCGTCGAGGACCGCATCCGCGAGGCCAAAACCACCGGGCTGCGCAACCTGCCCTGCCACGGCTTCGATGCCAACGCTGCCTGGCTCGAAATCATCCTCACCGCAACCGATCTCGTGGCCTGGACCAAACTCATCGGCTTCGCCGACCAGCCCGACATCGCCGGCTGCGAGATCGACACCTTCCGCTACCGCGTCCTGCACGTCGCCGCCCGCATCACCCGCGCCGCCCGACGCACCCACCTGCGCATCGACGCCACATGGCGCTGGGCCCACGCCATCGCCACCGCATGGCAGCGCCTGCGCACCGCCTTCGGTTGA
- a CDS encoding IS701 family transposase, with product MLPGLTLPASWRSLLDLFRPAFRRGSTFALFTLLATGLAARTTRRTVVGMLAGAGMAAAVSFHSACRFFSHHAWDVDPIGLVLARLIVDRLLPDGAPITVVVDDTLFRRWGPKVHAAYWTHDGSAQDPNALGRGNRWVIVGIVVTLRFCTRPVCLPVLLRLWRGKGTASPVALAGQMISLLAQAFPNRRLHAVGDAAYHGKALLVEHTTITTRLPVNAALYAPAPPHTGRRGRPRLKGNRLGHPADLAAHADWRPVTLTRYGHTNTVEIALCDTIWYGAFGNTAGRTVLVRDPAADRVLAIFTTDTDSDAQTIVERYTHRWPIETAIAAGKQLLGIGQARNRLRRAVERTVPLGFCVYSLVIVWYALHGYHRDDLAARREVQPWYPHKDEPAFEDMLAKLRKTLVASRITGVAAAQPDPHKYRDYELACAAAAA from the coding sequence ATGCTTCCGGGCCTGACCCTACCCGCATCGTGGCGTTCGCTGTTGGACCTGTTTCGGCCCGCGTTTCGCCGCGGATCGACGTTCGCGTTGTTCACGCTGCTGGCTACCGGGCTGGCGGCGCGGACCACCCGGCGCACGGTGGTGGGGATGCTCGCCGGAGCGGGCATGGCTGCGGCGGTGTCGTTCCACTCGGCGTGCCGGTTCTTCTCCCACCACGCCTGGGACGTCGACCCGATCGGGCTGGTGCTGGCCCGGCTGATCGTGGATCGGCTGCTGCCCGATGGGGCACCGATCACGGTGGTCGTCGACGACACCCTATTCCGCCGCTGGGGGCCCAAGGTGCACGCCGCGTACTGGACCCACGACGGCTCCGCCCAGGACCCCAACGCGCTGGGCCGCGGCAACCGGTGGGTGATCGTCGGCATCGTCGTCACGCTGCGGTTCTGTACCCGCCCGGTGTGCCTGCCGGTGTTGTTGCGGTTGTGGCGGGGCAAGGGCACCGCCTCCCCGGTGGCGCTGGCAGGGCAGATGATTTCACTTCTGGCCCAAGCATTTCCGAACCGCCGCTTGCACGCCGTCGGGGACGCCGCCTACCACGGCAAGGCCCTGCTGGTCGAGCACACCACGATCACCACCCGGCTGCCGGTCAACGCCGCGCTCTACGCGCCCGCCCCGCCGCACACCGGCCGACGCGGCCGACCCCGGCTCAAGGGAAACCGGCTCGGCCACCCCGCCGACCTCGCCGCACACGCCGACTGGCGACCGGTCACCCTGACCCGCTACGGCCACACCAACACCGTCGAGATCGCCCTGTGCGACACGATCTGGTACGGCGCGTTCGGCAACACCGCAGGCCGCACCGTCCTGGTCCGCGACCCCGCCGCCGACAGGGTCCTGGCGATCTTCACCACCGACACCGACAGCGACGCGCAGACCATCGTGGAACGCTACACCCACCGCTGGCCGATAGAGACCGCCATCGCCGCCGGCAAACAACTACTCGGCATCGGCCAAGCCCGCAACCGACTGCGGCGCGCGGTGGAACGCACCGTGCCGCTTGGCTTCTGCGTCTACAGCCTGGTCATCGTCTGGTACGCGCTGCACGGATACCACCGAGACGACCTCGCCGCACGCCGCGAGGTCCAGCCCTGGTACCCCCACAAAGACGAGCCCGCCTTCGAAGACATGCTCGCCAAACTCCGCAAAACCCTGGTCGCATCCCGAATTACGGGCGTTGCCGCAGCTCAGCCCGATCCACACAAATACCGCGACTACGAACTGGCCTGCGCGGCAGCCGCCGCGTAA
- a CDS encoding alpha/beta fold hydrolase has protein sequence MKPDGGADIGDVIRLADGRTIGYVEYGDRDGRALLYFHGHPGSRLEAELLAPAAEDGGIRLLGVDRPGMGLSSYQPRRQLLDWPTDVAELADRLGIDRFSVVGVSGGGPHAAACAYRIPGRLNACGLVSTVGHLNPTMALLARTMPWVATPLTRGLFADAKRGQRWLRRFAHRWVEPDRQALDQPGVAELMAATLAEAFRQGARGPAHEGTLFGRPWGFTMRQIGLPRIYLWHGELDRAIPVSAAHAIADELPHCEATYYPHDGHISLIVNHSGELMAAFE, from the coding sequence ATGAAGCCAGATGGTGGTGCCGATATCGGCGATGTGATTCGACTCGCGGACGGGCGAACGATCGGATACGTCGAGTACGGCGACCGAGACGGGCGGGCGTTGTTGTACTTCCATGGCCATCCCGGTTCTCGACTTGAGGCAGAGTTGTTGGCTCCAGCCGCCGAGGACGGCGGCATCCGCCTGCTTGGTGTGGATCGCCCGGGCATGGGGCTATCGAGCTATCAGCCCCGACGCCAGCTGCTGGACTGGCCCACCGATGTGGCCGAACTTGCCGACCGGCTCGGTATTGACAGGTTCTCGGTCGTCGGGGTCTCCGGCGGCGGCCCCCATGCCGCGGCGTGCGCGTACCGGATCCCGGGCCGTCTCAACGCCTGCGGACTGGTGTCGACGGTTGGCCACCTCAACCCCACCATGGCCCTTCTGGCCAGGACGATGCCCTGGGTCGCGACCCCCCTCACGCGGGGCCTGTTCGCCGACGCCAAGCGTGGACAGCGATGGCTGCGGCGCTTCGCGCACCGCTGGGTCGAGCCGGATCGGCAGGCCCTCGATCAACCCGGTGTCGCTGAGCTCATGGCGGCCACACTCGCCGAGGCGTTCCGGCAAGGCGCACGCGGCCCCGCCCACGAAGGCACGCTATTCGGACGCCCTTGGGGTTTCACAATGCGCCAAATCGGATTGCCGCGGATATATCTGTGGCACGGCGAGCTTGACCGCGCGATACCGGTCAGCGCAGCCCACGCGATCGCCGATGAGCTACCGCACTGCGAAGCCACCTACTATCCCCACGACGGACACATCTCCCTGATTGTCAACCACTCCGGGGAGCTCATGGCGGCGTTCGAATAG